In Rosa chinensis cultivar Old Blush chromosome 1, RchiOBHm-V2, whole genome shotgun sequence, a genomic segment contains:
- the LOC121048862 gene encoding MATH domain and coiled-coil domain-containing protein At3g58210-like isoform X1, whose protein sequence is MSEVSCPHIHNQIPDRFYSSSSSIRVLPLFLSKTMSLAGHQTAIISNRMKNEEGDQEQDDLAPSGTFPWRIENFSNLKFGKYASKIFTIGGIKWRVYMFLTDDDKSLGKRLALYLGVANAPSLPPGWTLFAHFRLTLVNQLDINKSVTKPTRGIQCTECRVKFDADNPDWGFKAFMPLSELYECSAGYLLNDICIVEAQVDVPLMIEDQGSNVSVTTKSSRKENERLEQNVNPMQAPDSSPATKAAYIELIPPLQDAPGSGNSAKSSTVPSAVQEVAEVPTNPTGKLIDFMGFGKIESAFVPLLEKVCSVHPSLIECQRRRGRSITQCAFQTLGEFLHFLKTTKIKDMTQETYEHLQTLWEDLEIFKFDLAWLEPHVQSALAMKKLLEKARKVKRMREDVEGLVNEQKRRTLALTVTEMDLEAAKKELSKEEEGFTEIDMETELGYGMP, encoded by the exons atgtctgaaGTGAGCTGCCCACACATTCATAATCAGATTCCTGATCGATTTTATTCTTCTAGCTCTAGCATTAGGGTTCTTCCTCTGTTTCTCTCCAAAACCATGTCTCTCGCCGGTCACCAAACGGCCATTATAAG TAACAGAATGAAGAATGAGGAAGGGGATCAAGAGCAAGATGATCTTGCACCATCTGGGACATTCCCTTGGAGAATCGAAAACTTCTCTAACTTGAAGTTCGGCAAGTATGCTTCTAAAATTTTCACCATTGGAGGCATCAAATG GCGGGTCTATATGTTTCTGACTGACGATGACAAGAGTCTGGGAAAGCGCTTGGCTTTGTATTTGGGGGTTGCAAATGCTCCATCTTTGCCACCTGGGTGGACTCTTTTTGCACACTTCAGATTGACTCTGGTTAATCAACTTGACATTAACAAGTCAGTCACAAAGCCTACCAGGG GCATTCAATGCACTGAATGCAGAGTAAAATTCGATGCAGACAATCCTGACTGGGGGTTCAAAGCTTTCATGCCCCTCAGTGAACTATATGAATGCAGTGCAGGTTATCTTTTGAATGATATATGTATTGTTGAAGCCCAGGTTGATGTCCCATTAATGATTGAAGATCAAGGATCTAATGTTTCTGTAACTACAAAGTCCTcaaggaaagaaaatgaaaggCTGGAACAAAATGTGAATCCTATGCAAGCTCCAGACTCTTCACCAGCAACTAAGGCTGCATATATTGAGCTGATACCTCCCTTGCAGGATGCCCCAGGTTCTGGTAACTCTGCAAAAAGCTCTACTGTACCTTCTGCAGTCCAGGAAGTTGCGGAAGTCCCAACCAACCCAACTGGCAAGCTTATAGATTTTATGGGTTTTGGAAAAATAGAGAGCGCTTTTGTTCCATTGCTGGAGAAAGTTTGTTCAGTGCATCCTTCATTGATTGAGTGCCAAAGAAGGAGAGGCCGTAGCATAACACAATGCGCATTCCAAACTTTGGGTGAATTCTTGCACTTTCTGAAGACTACAAAGATCAAGGATATGACTCAAGAGACCTATGAGCACCTTCAAACTTTGTGGGAGGATCTTGAGATCTTCAAATTTGACTTGGCTTGGCTTGAGCCTCACGTTCAATCTGCTTTGGCTATGAAGAAGCTTTTGGAAAAGGCAAGGAAGGTGAAAAGAATGAGAGAAGATGTGGAAGGCTTGGTTAATGAACAGAAGAGGCGAACTCTTGCACTAACTGTTACAGAGATGGACCTGGAGGCAGCAAAGAAGGAGTTGTCAAAGGAGGAAGAAGGCTTCACTGAGATAGATATGGAAACTGAACTAGGTTATGGGATGCCTTAG
- the LOC121053171 gene encoding uncharacterized protein LOC121053171 produces the protein MLCGFNGETTIHLCRDCPFTEEVMQSRAILKQVCYNPQVVQSDLLGWLNFCAKELSLRNFGEFMFLLWGVWKERNERVWNQKSTVACDVSLLLVSRLQEFRFHNLKQTQSTTGRARVVRWCAPKVGFLKINVGGSFNHITRQGGLGFVVRNAFGHILGGACPLSGLISPEHVEILASKRAAEFAADHAFLPAVLETDASEVKRQLTQHIGVGKTL, from the coding sequence ATGCTGTGTGGGTTTAATGGGGAGACGACAATCCATTTGTGCAGGGACTGTCCCTTTACGGAAGAAGTTATGCAATCCAGGGCCATTCTGAAGCAGGTATGTTATAACCCACAGGTGGTACAGAGTGATTTACTTGGTTGGTTGAATTTCTGTGCCAAGGAATTATCTTTGAGGAATTTTGGGGAGTTTATGTTTCTCTTATGGGGAGTTTGGAAGGAGCGCAATGAAAGAGTGTGGAACCAGAAATCTACTGTGGCTTGTGATGTTAGTCTCCTTCTTGTCTCGAGACTTCAGGAGTTCAGGTTTCATAATTTGAAACAAACTCAATCCACTACTGGCAGAGCTCGAGTAGTTCGATGGTGTGCACCTAAAGTTGGTTTTTTGAAGATCAATGTCGGTGGATCGTTTAACCATATTACCAGGCAGGGAGGCCTTGGTTTTGTGGTTCGGAATGCTTTTGGTCATATACTTGGGGGGGCCTGTCCTCTCAGTGGGCTTATATCACCGGAACATGTTGAAATTCTTGCTTCTAAGAGAGCTGCAGAGTTTGCAGCTGATCATGCTTTCCTACCGGCTGTTTTGGAGACTGATGCGTCGGAAGTGAAGAGGCAACTTACACAACACATCGGTGTTGGGAAGACTCTTTGA
- the LOC121048862 gene encoding MATH domain and coiled-coil domain-containing protein At3g58210-like isoform X2, with the protein MSEVSCPHIHNQIPDRFYSSSSSIRVLPLFLSKTMSLAGHQTAIIRMKNEEGDQEQDDLAPSGTFPWRIENFSNLKFGKYASKIFTIGGIKWRVYMFLTDDDKSLGKRLALYLGVANAPSLPPGWTLFAHFRLTLVNQLDINKSVTKPTRGIQCTECRVKFDADNPDWGFKAFMPLSELYECSAGYLLNDICIVEAQVDVPLMIEDQGSNVSVTTKSSRKENERLEQNVNPMQAPDSSPATKAAYIELIPPLQDAPGSGNSAKSSTVPSAVQEVAEVPTNPTGKLIDFMGFGKIESAFVPLLEKVCSVHPSLIECQRRRGRSITQCAFQTLGEFLHFLKTTKIKDMTQETYEHLQTLWEDLEIFKFDLAWLEPHVQSALAMKKLLEKARKVKRMREDVEGLVNEQKRRTLALTVTEMDLEAAKKELSKEEEGFTEIDMETELGYGMP; encoded by the exons atgtctgaaGTGAGCTGCCCACACATTCATAATCAGATTCCTGATCGATTTTATTCTTCTAGCTCTAGCATTAGGGTTCTTCCTCTGTTTCTCTCCAAAACCATGTCTCTCGCCGGTCACCAAACGGCCATTATAAG AATGAAGAATGAGGAAGGGGATCAAGAGCAAGATGATCTTGCACCATCTGGGACATTCCCTTGGAGAATCGAAAACTTCTCTAACTTGAAGTTCGGCAAGTATGCTTCTAAAATTTTCACCATTGGAGGCATCAAATG GCGGGTCTATATGTTTCTGACTGACGATGACAAGAGTCTGGGAAAGCGCTTGGCTTTGTATTTGGGGGTTGCAAATGCTCCATCTTTGCCACCTGGGTGGACTCTTTTTGCACACTTCAGATTGACTCTGGTTAATCAACTTGACATTAACAAGTCAGTCACAAAGCCTACCAGGG GCATTCAATGCACTGAATGCAGAGTAAAATTCGATGCAGACAATCCTGACTGGGGGTTCAAAGCTTTCATGCCCCTCAGTGAACTATATGAATGCAGTGCAGGTTATCTTTTGAATGATATATGTATTGTTGAAGCCCAGGTTGATGTCCCATTAATGATTGAAGATCAAGGATCTAATGTTTCTGTAACTACAAAGTCCTcaaggaaagaaaatgaaaggCTGGAACAAAATGTGAATCCTATGCAAGCTCCAGACTCTTCACCAGCAACTAAGGCTGCATATATTGAGCTGATACCTCCCTTGCAGGATGCCCCAGGTTCTGGTAACTCTGCAAAAAGCTCTACTGTACCTTCTGCAGTCCAGGAAGTTGCGGAAGTCCCAACCAACCCAACTGGCAAGCTTATAGATTTTATGGGTTTTGGAAAAATAGAGAGCGCTTTTGTTCCATTGCTGGAGAAAGTTTGTTCAGTGCATCCTTCATTGATTGAGTGCCAAAGAAGGAGAGGCCGTAGCATAACACAATGCGCATTCCAAACTTTGGGTGAATTCTTGCACTTTCTGAAGACTACAAAGATCAAGGATATGACTCAAGAGACCTATGAGCACCTTCAAACTTTGTGGGAGGATCTTGAGATCTTCAAATTTGACTTGGCTTGGCTTGAGCCTCACGTTCAATCTGCTTTGGCTATGAAGAAGCTTTTGGAAAAGGCAAGGAAGGTGAAAAGAATGAGAGAAGATGTGGAAGGCTTGGTTAATGAACAGAAGAGGCGAACTCTTGCACTAACTGTTACAGAGATGGACCTGGAGGCAGCAAAGAAGGAGTTGTCAAAGGAGGAAGAAGGCTTCACTGAGATAGATATGGAAACTGAACTAGGTTATGGGATGCCTTAG
- the LOC121053172 gene encoding pentatricopeptide repeat-containing protein At2g19280-like has translation MDGFGRKGRHLQKVFGVLDMMNSSNVSPDVVTYNTLIHSLATRGFANEAKQIMFELIKRGFSLDVAAFTNVIDGFSKKGNFEEVFFVWFCMSEHEVKPDVVTCSALLNGYCKKRQMEQANVLFRKMLDIGLHPDLIVYNTLIRGFCSVGSIDDACNLICMMVENDMNKSCGAGTVLGCEQKRNYQHGPGMLSHVLNTLRALDDGTGLDWIKKHLHSPDARL, from the exons ATGGATGGCTTCGGAAGGAAGGGTCGACACTTACAAAAGGTTTTTGGGGTCTTAGATATGATGAATTCTTCTAATGTTTCCCCTGATGTTGTTACATATAACACTCTCATTCATAGTCTTGCCACAAGAGGATTTGCCAATGAGGCAAAGCAAATCATGTTTGAACTTATCAAAAGGGGTTTCTCCCTGGATGTAGCAGCATTCACTAATGTTATAGACGGGTTTTCAAAGAAGGGGAACTTTGAGGAAGTCTTTTTTGTGTGGTTCTGCATGAGTGAGCATGAGGTCAAACCCGATGTAGTGACATGCAGTGCCCTTCTCAACGGATACTGTAAGAAACGTCAAATGGAACAAGCCAATGTATTATTTCGCAAGATGCTTGATATTGGATTACATCCAGACCTGATAGTGTATAACACTTTGATTCGTGGATTTTGTAGTGTTGGAAGCATTGATGATGCTTGCAACTTGATATGTATGATGGTTGAAAATG ATATG AACAAGTCATGTGGTGCTGGGACTGTGCTTGGCTGCGAGCAGAAGAGAAATTACCAGCATGGACCGGGGATGCTATCTCATGTCCTGAATACACTTCGAGCACTTGATGATGGAACAGGTCTAGATTGGATCAAGAAACATCTCCATTCACCTGATGCCAGGCTTTAG